A single region of the Chryseobacterium culicis genome encodes:
- a CDS encoding SRPBCC family protein: protein MKTLLKIIGTIIVLIIIYAVIAMLAFSKDYHYEKSIVINAPQEKVWSYAGNLKGYNQWDPFSKADKNIVITYSGNGDKVGDSYHWKGDKNVGEGEQSITELIPNQKMSTKLHFIKPFEGDMKANFMLVPEGSGTKVTWMIDNELTPMMKIMKPLMNGNMDKMFSQGLGDLKKLAEK from the coding sequence ATGAAAACACTCTTAAAAATTATTGGTACCATCATTGTACTGATTATTATCTATGCTGTCATTGCCATGCTCGCTTTCAGTAAAGATTACCACTATGAAAAATCTATTGTTATCAATGCACCACAGGAAAAAGTATGGAGCTATGCAGGGAATTTAAAAGGATATAACCAATGGGATCCTTTTTCTAAAGCTGATAAAAACATTGTCATTACGTATTCAGGAAACGGAGATAAAGTAGGAGATTCCTATCACTGGAAAGGAGATAAAAATGTAGGTGAAGGAGAGCAATCCATTACTGAGCTGATACCCAACCAGAAAATGAGTACAAAACTTCACTTTATAAAACCTTTTGAAGGAGATATGAAAGCCAATTTCATGTTGGTTCCTGAAGGAAGTGGTACCAAAGTAACCTGGATGATAGATAATGAACTGACTCCCATGATGAAGATTATGAAACCTTTGATGAATGGCAATATGGACAAAATGTTCAGCCAGGGGCTGGGCGATCTGAAAAAACTTGCTGAAAAATAA